One window of Stenotrophomonas indicatrix genomic DNA carries:
- a CDS encoding helix-turn-helix domain-containing protein, translating into MPTIFGNKIKNLRREKGFTLDSLADAAGMSKSYLWELENRESPRPSVEKLAALAKALSMDVSYFLDEEATSPEERHLDQAFFRNYGELDSTAKEQMRRIMETFKKS; encoded by the coding sequence ATGCCCACCATTTTTGGCAATAAAATCAAGAACCTAAGGCGCGAAAAGGGTTTCACGCTTGACTCGCTCGCTGACGCCGCTGGCATGAGTAAGAGCTATTTGTGGGAGTTGGAGAACCGAGAGTCCCCTCGCCCGTCGGTTGAAAAGCTCGCCGCCTTAGCTAAGGCCCTCTCTATGGATGTGTCCTATTTCCTGGATGAGGAAGCGACGAGTCCTGAGGAGCGACATCTGGACCAAGCGTTCTTTAGGAACTACGGCGAGCTTGACTCAACCGCCAAAGAGCAGATGCGCAGGATCATGGAAACCTTCAAGAAGTCCTAA
- a CDS encoding ImmA/IrrE family metallo-endopeptidase has product MNADVLTPSKAAYRLTHLLNAMSAAHGDPRFPVDVVALAKGAAEIFHWNDPITNVESADIKSFEGALFANDTRSKWMLLYNQTLKSAGRIRFTQAHELGHYLLHRQDRIDFRCATQDMVSLTEQEASMEAQANAFAATLLMPLDDFRQSTQDGADFGVLADCADRYGVSLTAAALRWIDHTDHCAVLISHTDGFINWSISSRSARAGGAFFRARQSAIAIGEDTLAANGQIVHERLGVELPASAWFKHAENGLSLKEMKISADQFDYTLTLLVLPRGSKVWAPRQY; this is encoded by the coding sequence ATGAACGCTGATGTGCTTACTCCCTCCAAGGCTGCCTACCGTCTGACGCATTTGCTCAACGCAATGTCGGCGGCGCACGGGGACCCGCGTTTTCCAGTTGATGTCGTGGCTTTGGCCAAGGGGGCGGCGGAGATCTTTCACTGGAACGATCCCATCACCAACGTCGAATCGGCCGACATCAAGTCCTTTGAAGGCGCACTTTTCGCGAACGACACGCGCAGCAAATGGATGCTGCTTTACAACCAGACATTGAAATCCGCTGGTCGCATCCGCTTCACGCAAGCTCACGAGCTTGGCCACTACCTGCTTCATCGACAAGATCGCATCGACTTCCGGTGCGCCACGCAAGACATGGTGAGCCTGACCGAGCAAGAAGCATCAATGGAAGCCCAGGCCAACGCCTTTGCCGCAACGCTTCTGATGCCCCTGGATGACTTCCGCCAAAGCACCCAGGACGGCGCCGACTTTGGGGTGCTCGCCGACTGCGCCGATCGATATGGCGTCTCGCTGACTGCTGCTGCATTGCGCTGGATCGACCACACCGACCATTGCGCAGTGCTCATTTCTCACACCGATGGCTTCATCAACTGGTCGATCTCGAGCCGATCGGCACGGGCTGGTGGCGCGTTCTTCCGTGCGCGGCAAAGCGCAATTGCCATCGGTGAGGACACCTTAGCTGCCAACGGCCAGATCGTGCACGAACGACTGGGCGTGGAACTTCCTGCTAGCGCTTGGTTCAAGCATGCGGAAAATGGACTTAGCCTTAAAGAAATGAAGATCAGTGCCGACCAGTTCGACTACACCCTGACACTCCTAGTTTTGCCTAGGGGTTCAAAGGTTTGGGCGCCTCGGCAATATTGA
- a CDS encoding OST-HTH/LOTUS domain-containing protein has protein sequence MIKAIVAHHEICGPVSSLDAIRSARIADASTKSLGLLVGKLIGSYLVNGSGRDTDLADPDSGEAATVRMQLRLEMGAEDFERTQADLKDLVRLRNDLVHHFIDQYDVWTVPGCARAEQALLTTYCRIDHHFEQLRSWAENMEQARQLVAEFVQSEVFRDLVINGNAPDGSVDWPSSGIVRLLREAMSELSVDGWTSIAAAQRYIQACEPDQLPEKYGCRTFKQVVHQSRLFELQYRERDGRREAHFRDRADSRG, from the coding sequence TTGATCAAAGCCATCGTGGCGCACCACGAGATCTGTGGACCCGTATCGTCCCTGGACGCCATCCGGTCCGCTCGTATTGCTGATGCGTCAACAAAGAGCTTGGGGCTCTTGGTCGGGAAACTTATAGGGTCCTATCTGGTCAATGGCTCTGGTCGCGACACCGACCTGGCCGATCCTGATTCTGGAGAGGCGGCGACGGTTCGAATGCAGCTCCGGCTTGAAATGGGCGCTGAGGACTTTGAGCGGACCCAAGCGGATCTCAAAGATCTGGTAAGGCTCCGGAACGACTTGGTCCACCACTTCATCGACCAGTACGACGTTTGGACCGTGCCGGGCTGTGCGCGCGCCGAGCAGGCGCTGCTCACCACCTACTGCCGCATTGATCATCACTTCGAGCAGTTGCGCAGCTGGGCTGAGAACATGGAGCAAGCGCGCCAACTTGTCGCCGAATTTGTCCAGTCTGAGGTATTCCGCGACCTGGTGATCAACGGCAATGCGCCAGATGGTTCGGTCGATTGGCCAAGCTCAGGAATCGTTCGACTGCTCCGGGAAGCGATGTCCGAACTGTCCGTGGATGGTTGGACGTCCATTGCCGCCGCGCAGCGGTACATTCAAGCGTGCGAGCCCGATCAGCTGCCGGAGAAGTACGGATGCCGCACTTTCAAGCAGGTCGTGCACCAATCCCGTTTATTCGAGCTTCAATACAGGGAGAGAGACGGTAGACGTGAGGCCCATTTTAGAGATCGTGCAGATTCACGAGGCTGA
- a CDS encoding DUF4062 domain-containing protein — translation MKVFISSLISGMEAERAVVRRALSTLRHQAVMAEDFPAQPNSPQIACLTGLRQADLVILILGARYGAKQASGLSATHEEVREALGSKSLMVFMKAGEELETEQQALVNELGTWEAGLFRAHFETLEELSDKVVQAVHDYDLANAVGPFNPDALLARALALCGGETNQRMSGNALEVVVAVGPEQSILRPAQMEVSTLGEEIKQRAMFANPRILSSEHGARATMQGETLVLLQERHGHVDAKIALWPTGDIQIRLPIPPAPGSMGSMVLLEEEVKSQLTASLTFANWLLSHVDPTERLTHLVVAVRITGNDGATWRTTAEHQQSPQSMSMAMRWGEAPAPVTLRPAHHQRAVLRVQLHSLVEDLLVLLRRQWSS, via the coding sequence ATGAAGGTTTTTATCAGTTCACTTATCAGCGGGATGGAGGCCGAGCGAGCGGTGGTTAGGCGAGCACTGTCGACGCTTCGGCACCAAGCGGTGATGGCCGAAGACTTCCCTGCGCAGCCCAACTCGCCCCAGATCGCCTGCCTCACGGGATTGCGGCAGGCCGATCTCGTGATTCTAATCCTTGGCGCGCGCTACGGCGCCAAACAAGCGTCTGGTTTGTCTGCAACTCACGAAGAGGTGCGCGAGGCGTTAGGCAGCAAGTCGCTGATGGTCTTTATGAAGGCTGGGGAAGAGCTCGAGACCGAGCAACAGGCTTTGGTGAATGAGCTTGGCACGTGGGAAGCGGGGCTTTTCCGTGCTCACTTTGAGACGCTCGAAGAGCTTTCCGACAAGGTGGTCCAAGCGGTTCACGATTACGATTTGGCCAACGCAGTTGGCCCGTTCAACCCGGATGCCTTGCTCGCTCGGGCACTTGCGCTCTGCGGAGGCGAGACGAACCAGCGCATGAGTGGGAACGCGTTGGAGGTGGTTGTTGCGGTGGGTCCCGAGCAGAGCATCCTCCGCCCAGCCCAGATGGAAGTGTCCACGCTTGGCGAGGAGATCAAGCAGCGCGCCATGTTTGCCAACCCGCGCATCCTGAGTTCTGAGCATGGCGCGCGCGCGACCATGCAAGGGGAGACGTTGGTGCTGCTTCAAGAACGGCACGGCCACGTGGACGCCAAAATCGCTCTCTGGCCCACGGGAGACATCCAAATACGCCTGCCCATTCCCCCTGCGCCTGGCAGCATGGGTTCAATGGTGCTCTTGGAGGAGGAGGTTAAATCTCAGCTCACCGCATCGTTGACCTTTGCCAACTGGCTGCTATCGCACGTCGATCCCACCGAGAGACTGACCCATTTGGTTGTCGCGGTACGGATCACTGGCAACGATGGCGCTACCTGGCGAACGACCGCCGAGCATCAGCAGAGTCCCCAGTCCATGTCGATGGCCATGCGATGGGGTGAAGCGCCAGCGCCTGTCACGCTGAGGCCCGCGCATCATCAGCGTGCAGTTCTACGCGTTCAGCTCCACTCTTTGGTGGAGGATTTGCTTGTCTTGCTTCGGCGCCAATGGTCTTCATAA
- a CDS encoding MobA/MobL family protein → MTIEHTRIKTYGRAKGHSALAAAAYRGGFLLIDPKSGIKHDYRGRAGIIQACCLAPAGSPAWVNDPQRLWAAAEAAERRRNSTVCRDLTIALPHELDDRERWDLVLDISHALIERYGFALQASHHRPTKDDPRYFYAHVLVTTRRMEASGLAAKTRVLDGRINGYGEVLWIRAMISGRINAHLGLGEPQIEPNPESLAKRLELRRGESNPGNGHVSFEQLLDRYRKEGKLLPVPAGHTAGRARGEQSRALPMVAGIPSHSLPYSPATDALPVLPSELPGAALEPNRRVGEDLPRKAD, encoded by the coding sequence ATGACTATCGAACACACACGCATAAAAACGTACGGCCGAGCTAAGGGCCATTCCGCCCTCGCAGCGGCTGCCTATCGGGGCGGATTTCTGCTTATTGACCCCAAATCAGGCATCAAGCACGACTACCGAGGCAGGGCTGGCATCATCCAAGCGTGCTGCTTGGCTCCCGCGGGATCGCCTGCCTGGGTCAATGACCCGCAGCGCCTCTGGGCGGCGGCTGAAGCGGCAGAGCGTCGCCGGAACAGCACCGTCTGCCGCGACCTCACCATTGCCTTGCCGCACGAGCTCGACGACCGCGAGCGTTGGGACCTTGTTCTCGACATTTCGCATGCACTGATCGAGAGATACGGCTTTGCGCTACAAGCGAGCCATCACCGGCCAACCAAGGACGATCCTCGCTACTTCTACGCCCACGTCCTGGTGACGACGAGGCGCATGGAAGCCTCTGGGCTGGCAGCCAAGACGCGCGTCCTAGACGGAAGAATCAACGGTTACGGTGAGGTGCTCTGGATTCGAGCAATGATCTCTGGACGCATAAATGCGCATCTCGGTCTAGGCGAGCCCCAGATTGAGCCCAATCCCGAGAGCCTGGCCAAGCGCCTCGAATTGCGTCGTGGAGAGAGCAATCCTGGCAACGGGCACGTGAGCTTTGAGCAACTCCTGGATCGCTATCGCAAGGAAGGCAAGCTTCTGCCGGTCCCAGCGGGTCACACGGCAGGGCGAGCCCGAGGTGAACAGTCCAGGGCGCTCCCCATGGTTGCCGGTATACCTTCTCATTCGCTCCCGTACAGCCCTGCCACTGACGCACTCCCGGTGCTACCCAGTGAGCTGCCTGGTGCGGCTCTAGAGCCCAATAGGCGGGTAGGGGAAGACCTACCGCGCAAAGCGGACTAA
- a CDS encoding PDZ domain-containing protein, which produces MTIHRLVFLLGSIVLPFTAAGSQLFAVTPSGMPEAVFPSKASVAVSRLSSKCMDVQWTVVSSGDTEVVCESPLSTGQSIMGQMLLGNSYSTPPRRFFRFNVSEISGVSRVQVSGWLETQMAFGQMQRAPFSGADFHNSIMNFLVSAGGSFPPGTTFPNHAMLGVLGQVAPRGRHAGYVVSEVTPGAAADRAGVKAGDVITSVAGKKFKTESDFLDGLEKATKAPTYQLDVTRSDSPLTFTVERDYRPTTTQVLNSVEEPADAPVPIAKPLSVADELAKLLKLKEQGVLTQAEFDAQKSKLLSQ; this is translated from the coding sequence ATGACCATTCACAGGCTTGTATTTCTGCTCGGTTCCATCGTCCTGCCGTTCACTGCGGCTGGTTCCCAGCTGTTCGCTGTAACTCCCAGCGGTATGCCGGAGGCGGTGTTCCCAAGCAAGGCGTCGGTTGCGGTTTCGCGCTTGTCGAGCAAATGCATGGACGTCCAGTGGACGGTCGTAAGCAGCGGTGATACAGAAGTTGTTTGCGAGTCTCCATTGAGCACCGGCCAGTCCATCATGGGGCAGATGCTGCTCGGGAACAGCTACTCCACACCGCCACGGCGTTTCTTCCGCTTTAACGTCAGTGAGATTTCCGGAGTATCGCGCGTCCAGGTATCGGGTTGGCTGGAGACCCAGATGGCATTCGGCCAGATGCAGCGTGCTCCTTTCTCCGGGGCGGATTTCCATAACAGCATCATGAACTTCCTAGTCAGCGCGGGAGGCTCGTTTCCCCCAGGAACGACGTTCCCTAACCACGCCATGCTAGGAGTCTTAGGGCAAGTCGCTCCGCGCGGCAGGCACGCGGGCTACGTGGTGAGTGAGGTGACGCCGGGTGCAGCTGCGGACCGAGCGGGCGTCAAGGCAGGAGACGTCATTACCTCAGTGGCCGGAAAGAAGTTCAAGACCGAAAGTGACTTCTTGGACGGCTTGGAAAAAGCCACCAAGGCACCGACCTATCAGCTCGATGTGACGCGCAGCGACTCTCCACTCACGTTCACCGTCGAGCGTGACTACCGCCCCACGACTACTCAGGTCCTCAACTCGGTAGAGGAGCCCGCAGATGCGCCGGTCCCTATCGCAAAACCCCTATCGGTCGCTGACGAACTGGCAAAGCTTCTGAAGCTGAAGGAGCAAGGGGTCTTGACCCAAGCCGAGTTCGACGCTCAGAAGAGCAAGCTGTTGAGCCAATGA
- a CDS encoding DUF3606 domain-containing protein, producing MADNLEKRGPPDGIRINVNEDWELRDWSRHFDVTPAKLKEAVAAVGVMAKDVKRYLGK from the coding sequence ATGGCAGATAATTTGGAAAAGCGCGGTCCGCCCGACGGAATCCGCATCAATGTCAACGAAGATTGGGAGCTGCGCGACTGGTCCCGGCACTTCGATGTCACCCCGGCCAAGCTGAAAGAGGCCGTGGCCGCCGTCGGCGTCATGGCCAAGGACGTCAAGCGCTACCTGGGCAAATAA
- a CDS encoding DUF4917 family protein, translated as MTYAIRQWSDIASNYRGTAILGNGASIAVSTSFSYGSLLGEASSSKLMASDVEQLFTFFKTTDFELILRIVWQASNVNRSLSIEDSRTRKAYLGVRECLIQSVQAIHPEFDQVREHLPAIYQFLKHFDTVASLNYDLIVYWALMHGYKQDDEHAIKDCFGADGLFQDDWRRLRAPIRGQRSTTLVFYPHGNLSLCRDSVEQEFKIHSNDAGLLQSILTHWRSEEVVPLFVSEGTWQQKVSSIKNSYYLSTVYREVLGCERETLVIYGWGLGDQDIHLLQRMRDTGIRRVAVSVYGGDQIYCNRVVPIIRDALGAVPVEFFDSQSAGSWNNQGA; from the coding sequence ATGACCTACGCGATTCGACAGTGGTCGGACATTGCGTCTAACTATCGAGGAACCGCCATTCTGGGAAATGGCGCAAGCATTGCAGTAAGCACCAGTTTCTCCTATGGATCGCTACTCGGGGAGGCGAGCTCAAGCAAGCTCATGGCTTCTGATGTAGAGCAGCTATTCACTTTCTTCAAGACAACGGACTTCGAATTGATCCTGCGCATCGTATGGCAGGCATCGAATGTCAACCGATCATTGAGCATTGAGGACAGCCGAACACGTAAGGCGTACTTGGGGGTTCGAGAGTGTCTCATTCAAAGTGTGCAAGCAATTCACCCCGAGTTCGACCAGGTCAGGGAACACTTGCCTGCGATTTACCAGTTTCTCAAGCACTTCGACACGGTTGCGTCGCTGAACTACGACCTCATCGTCTATTGGGCCCTGATGCATGGCTATAAGCAAGATGACGAGCATGCCATTAAGGACTGCTTCGGTGCAGACGGGCTATTTCAAGATGATTGGCGCAGATTGAGAGCGCCTATTCGTGGGCAGCGTTCTACAACACTAGTGTTCTACCCTCACGGGAATCTGTCGTTGTGCCGCGACAGCGTAGAGCAGGAATTCAAGATCCACAGCAACGATGCTGGTCTGCTTCAATCGATTCTAACGCACTGGCGGAGCGAGGAAGTAGTGCCATTGTTTGTGAGTGAAGGAACTTGGCAGCAGAAGGTAAGTTCGATCAAGAACAGCTACTACCTCTCAACGGTTTATCGGGAGGTGCTGGGTTGCGAGCGCGAGACGCTCGTCATTTATGGATGGGGGCTGGGTGATCAGGACATCCACCTGCTTCAGCGGATGCGAGATACTGGCATCCGCCGCGTGGCGGTCTCAGTGTATGGCGGAGACCAAATTTATTGTAATCGGGTTGTTCCGATCATCCGGGACGCTTTGGGTGCGGTGCCCGTGGAGTTCTTCGACAGTCAAAGCGCCGGATCCTGGAATAACCAAGGCGCGTAG